One segment of Herbaspirillum hiltneri N3 DNA contains the following:
- a CDS encoding VOC family protein codes for MREFLKFLRDKKKRPTGVELRFCDLGKPWAGWHSADQAGNGQRVAFAAASRAAVRAAYEIALENDGACEEPPGLRHQYHANYYGAYFRDPEGNKPCVACHAPAFKGS; via the coding sequence TTGCGGGAGTTCCTGAAGTTTTTGCGCGACAAAAAGAAAAGGCCTACCGGTGTTGAGCTGCGATTCTGCGACCTAGGCAAACCATGGGCAGGATGGCATAGTGCAGATCAAGCAGGGAACGGACAGAGGGTCGCCTTCGCAGCGGCTTCCAGGGCCGCTGTTCGGGCGGCGTATGAGATCGCCCTGGAAAATGATGGTGCATGCGAGGAGCCGCCAGGATTGCGCCATCAATACCATGCCAATTACTACGGCGCGTATTTTCGAGACCCAGAAGGGAACAAGCCATGCGTTGCTTGCCATGCCCCAGCATTCAAAGGCTCATGA
- a CDS encoding ester cyclase — protein MHETSQEPATAGMYKQYIACLNARAWNELGEFVAADVIHNGRPLGLGGYRAMLEENVRDIPDLYFNADLVVANESHIASRLRFSCTPVREILGVPVNGRHIVFHEHAFYTLRAGKIIEVFSVIDKMAVEAQVRP, from the coding sequence ATGCATGAGACATCACAAGAACCAGCGACTGCCGGCATGTACAAGCAATACATTGCCTGCCTGAATGCCCGTGCCTGGAACGAGCTTGGCGAATTCGTGGCCGCCGATGTGATCCACAATGGGCGCCCGCTCGGGTTAGGTGGCTACAGGGCCATGCTTGAAGAGAACGTTCGAGACATCCCGGACCTTTATTTCAACGCCGATCTCGTCGTCGCTAACGAGAGTCATATCGCCTCACGGCTACGTTTTTCCTGCACGCCTGTCCGAGAGATCCTCGGCGTTCCGGTCAATGGACGGCATATCGTGTTCCACGAGCATGCTTTTTACACGTTGCGAGCAGGGAAGATCATAGAAGTTTTCTCGGTCATTGATAAGATGGCAGTTGAAGCGCAAGTAAGACCCTAG
- a CDS encoding SMI1/KNR4 family protein, producing the protein MNEVDAKNSPFRLPTDLEIDAAENSLGMKFHPDYRKFLLSGGDVANAVFTPAVVLPGSGYCDLVEIAETAWKVMGVPRHYLPFIEDNGDYFCITSDGDIVYWSHDGATSERWSTLELWYQQVCVERK; encoded by the coding sequence ATGAACGAAGTTGATGCAAAAAATAGCCCCTTTCGCCTCCCGACAGACTTGGAGATTGATGCTGCTGAAAATAGTTTAGGGATGAAATTTCATCCGGACTATCGAAAGTTTCTTCTTAGTGGAGGAGACGTAGCGAATGCAGTGTTCACTCCAGCAGTCGTTTTGCCAGGGTCGGGATACTGTGACTTGGTGGAGATTGCAGAAACCGCATGGAAAGTGATGGGAGTTCCTCGTCACTATTTACCGTTTATCGAAGATAACGGCGACTATTTTTGCATTACGTCTGACGGAGATATTGTGTATTGGTCTCACGACGGCGCAACAAGCGAACGATGGTCAACGCTCGAGCTGTGGTATCAACAGGTATGCGTGGAACGAAAGTGA
- a CDS encoding SIR2 family NAD-dependent protein deacylase, with amino-acid sequence MKEKVLIFSGSGVSAESGLRTFRDMGGLWNEYAVEEVASPEGWTKNPELVLSFYNERRRAVLSAKPNEAHSAIARLEDFFDVVVVTQNIDDLHERAGSSIVIHLHGEILRARSSLDPNLTYQLDAPTLEIGDICEKGSQLRPDVVWFGEEVRFMREAEKHFANAEKIITVGTSLTVHPAAGLLKKAKFSSEKYIVSVDAMHPPYGHRFLRGSATTVVPHIVNCWIEGRKP; translated from the coding sequence ATGAAAGAGAAAGTCCTCATCTTCAGTGGTTCAGGTGTAAGTGCCGAAAGCGGCCTTAGGACCTTTCGCGACATGGGGGGATTGTGGAACGAATATGCCGTCGAAGAGGTTGCTTCCCCTGAAGGATGGACCAAAAATCCTGAACTCGTTTTGAGTTTTTACAATGAGCGTCGACGAGCTGTTTTATCCGCTAAACCCAACGAGGCGCATAGTGCAATCGCTCGTTTGGAGGATTTCTTCGATGTTGTTGTAGTTACTCAAAACATTGATGATTTACACGAACGGGCTGGCTCATCCATCGTAATTCACCTTCATGGCGAAATATTGAGGGCGCGCAGCTCCCTCGACCCAAACTTGACCTATCAGCTGGATGCGCCAACCTTAGAAATCGGCGATATATGTGAAAAGGGAAGCCAGTTGAGGCCTGATGTTGTGTGGTTCGGAGAGGAAGTAAGATTTATGAGGGAGGCGGAAAAACACTTCGCAAATGCGGAAAAGATAATTACTGTTGGGACCTCTCTAACCGTCCATCCGGCCGCCGGCTTACTGAAGAAAGCAAAATTCTCATCAGAGAAATACATAGTCTCTGTTGATGCAATGCATCCGCCGTATGGGCATAGGTTTTTAAGAGGTAGTGCAACTACGGTCGTTCCCCATATTGTGAATTGCTGGATAGAAGGCCGAAAACCCTGA
- a CDS encoding glutaminase produces the protein MHDIQDCINRVAIQARPLATQGQLAGYIPPLMRVDPSKFGFAVATLDGNVYTAGDADEPFSIQSISKLFALVLASSREGDSLWMRVGRLPSSNQFNSLLELELESGKPRNPFLNPGALVVSDLLYSRNTQMERAVVTLMRELSGNPSINYDTEVAAGEFAFAHRNKAAAYLMKSFNNFNNAVDEVVSAYCAQCAIAASCRDLAVSALFLANAGVDRDGRQILQSRQVQQVCALMMSSGTYEASGETAFSIGLPIKSGVGGGVLAVIPRFGAVCAWSPPLDKTGTSIAAIKAVELFAIEMHKTVFA, from the coding sequence ATGCATGATATTCAAGACTGTATTAACCGGGTCGCTATCCAAGCGCGGCCGCTCGCCACGCAAGGTCAGCTAGCCGGCTATATACCTCCACTGATGCGTGTAGACCCATCCAAATTCGGTTTTGCTGTGGCCACCCTAGATGGAAATGTCTATACGGCGGGTGATGCAGATGAACCGTTCTCCATTCAAAGTATTTCAAAGCTCTTCGCTCTCGTGTTAGCGTCGAGTCGTGAGGGAGATTCGTTGTGGATGCGTGTCGGCAGGTTACCTAGCTCAAACCAGTTCAACTCATTGTTGGAGCTGGAACTGGAGTCTGGTAAGCCGCGTAATCCATTTCTGAATCCTGGTGCGCTAGTTGTATCGGATTTGCTTTATAGCCGAAATACGCAAATGGAACGAGCGGTCGTTACACTTATGCGTGAGCTCTCTGGCAATCCAAGTATTAACTATGACACGGAAGTGGCGGCAGGCGAATTCGCTTTTGCTCACCGCAACAAGGCCGCTGCCTATCTGATGAAAAGCTTTAACAACTTCAACAACGCAGTTGATGAGGTGGTAAGTGCGTATTGTGCCCAGTGCGCGATCGCAGCCAGCTGTCGAGACTTGGCAGTTTCTGCACTTTTCCTGGCGAACGCCGGCGTCGATCGCGATGGTCGACAGATTCTTCAATCTCGCCAAGTACAACAAGTCTGTGCCCTAATGATGAGCAGCGGCACCTATGAAGCGTCTGGCGAAACCGCCTTCAGCATTGGTTTGCCAATTAAGAGCGGCGTTGGTGGAGGTGTGCTGGCAGTGATTCCACGATTTGGTGCGGTATGCGCCTGGTCGCCACCATTAGATAAGACAGGGACTTCGATTGCGGCTATCAAAGCAGTCGAACTGTTCGCCATCGAAATGCATAAAACGGTATTCGCATAA
- a CDS encoding M20 aminoacylase family protein yields the protein MNLIKEIETSRAEFSHIRRDLHAHPELAFEEVRTADAIAASLKNWGIPVHRGLGGTGLVGIIRNGNSTRAIGLRADMDALPIQELNRFEHASQYAGKMHACGHDGHTAMLLAAAWHLNATRNFDGTVYLIFQPAEEGKGGAASMITDGLFEQFEMESVYAIHNWPGMPLGSFGVNSGAIMASSNEFKITLRGKGSHAALPQHSIDPVAAMAALSQALQTILTRNKRPNDAAVLSITQMQAGEASNVIPDFGWIGGTVRTFSIDVLDLIESRMREMSEHLAHGFGCDAEVVFNRNYPPTINHRAETAICVEVMRDVVGAENVDADIEAPLSSEDFSFMLLAKPGCYALIGNGDGGHRDHGHGLGPCMLHNTSYDFNDNLLPIGATYWVRLTERLLALTSQG from the coding sequence ATGAATTTAATAAAAGAAATTGAAACTTCACGTGCCGAATTTTCACACATCCGACGCGATTTACATGCTCATCCCGAGTTGGCTTTTGAGGAGGTAAGAACCGCCGATGCTATTGCCGCCAGCTTGAAAAACTGGGGGATTCCGGTACACCGCGGCTTAGGCGGTACGGGCTTGGTCGGCATCATTCGGAACGGCAACAGCACGCGCGCCATCGGTTTGCGCGCTGACATGGATGCGCTGCCGATTCAGGAGTTAAACAGGTTCGAACATGCCTCTCAATATGCAGGAAAAATGCATGCTTGCGGTCATGACGGACATACCGCGATGTTACTGGCCGCAGCTTGGCATCTCAATGCGACACGCAATTTTGACGGCACCGTCTATCTTATATTTCAACCTGCGGAAGAGGGAAAAGGTGGTGCTGCGAGTATGATCACGGACGGTTTGTTCGAGCAATTTGAAATGGAATCGGTCTACGCCATTCACAACTGGCCGGGCATGCCACTTGGTTCTTTCGGCGTTAACTCGGGTGCCATCATGGCATCTAGCAATGAGTTTAAGATCACTTTGCGTGGCAAAGGATCGCATGCCGCGTTGCCACAGCATTCCATTGATCCGGTGGCGGCGATGGCGGCGTTGTCGCAGGCATTGCAAACTATCTTGACGCGCAACAAGCGTCCCAATGATGCCGCCGTATTATCAATTACTCAAATGCAGGCAGGTGAAGCCAGCAACGTCATTCCCGATTTCGGCTGGATCGGGGGCACGGTGCGCACGTTCTCGATTGACGTGCTCGATCTGATTGAGTCACGCATGCGCGAAATGTCAGAACATTTGGCACATGGTTTCGGCTGTGACGCAGAAGTCGTATTCAATCGCAACTATCCGCCCACTATCAACCATCGCGCAGAAACTGCCATTTGTGTCGAAGTCATGCGCGATGTTGTTGGTGCAGAAAACGTTGATGCTGATATCGAAGCACCTCTCAGTTCCGAGGATTTTTCTTTCATGCTACTCGCCAAGCCCGGCTGCTACGCCCTGATCGGCAACGGCGACGGCGGCCACCGCGATCACGGCCACGGATTGGGGCCATGCATGCTGCACAATACCAGCTACGATTTCAACGATAACCTGTTGCCAATTGGCGCCACCTACTGGGTCAGGCTGACCGAACGTTTATTGGCATTGACGAGCCAAGGATAA
- a CDS encoding LysR family transcriptional regulator, whose translation MEIRHLRYFLAVAEHGSVAEAARKLNIVQPALSRQIHDLEEQLGTQLFQRSIRGTQLTVAGAQFMKDCSKLLIDLEDAKKRALRAASGKLGSLRIGISPNHTAHPELLRRLRRFREIFPDVALMLEPALSPRQLLDVKEERMDGGFIAFRDLADKQLSGIKVLRSGLMLAVSSDHKYAGQPPDRLSEMKDEPCVWFPRDRAPEYHDYLIQQCMAAGLTPKQILVGTDVGSTLGMVAAGMGYSIVSEASKYNSPSGVVLHQHADIPDVHDVEFIFLSENDSPILRAFAEVMNDGGSHSKS comes from the coding sequence ATGGAAATCCGACATCTTCGCTACTTCTTAGCCGTCGCCGAGCACGGTAGTGTGGCCGAAGCGGCGCGCAAACTGAATATCGTCCAGCCGGCGCTCAGTCGCCAAATTCACGATCTGGAAGAACAATTGGGAACCCAATTGTTCCAACGCAGCATCAGAGGCACCCAGCTCACGGTAGCCGGTGCGCAATTTATGAAAGATTGCAGCAAATTGTTGATCGATCTTGAGGACGCCAAGAAGCGCGCCCTGCGCGCCGCTTCCGGCAAGCTCGGCTCGCTGCGCATTGGTATCTCTCCCAATCACACCGCCCATCCTGAATTATTGAGACGACTGCGTCGATTCCGCGAAATATTCCCTGATGTTGCATTGATGCTGGAACCGGCGTTGTCGCCACGGCAGTTGCTGGACGTCAAAGAAGAACGTATGGACGGGGGCTTTATCGCGTTTCGCGATCTTGCTGACAAACAGTTATCCGGTATAAAGGTATTGCGCTCGGGGTTGATGCTTGCGGTTTCGAGCGATCATAAGTACGCGGGACAACCACCTGATCGGCTCAGTGAAATGAAGGATGAGCCTTGTGTCTGGTTCCCGCGTGATCGCGCTCCCGAGTATCACGATTATCTGATACAGCAGTGCATGGCCGCAGGTCTGACGCCCAAACAAATTCTTGTCGGAACGGACGTTGGCTCTACTCTGGGTATGGTTGCGGCCGGCATGGGCTACTCCATCGTATCGGAAGCATCGAAATACAATAGCCCTAGCGGCGTCGTGCTGCATCAGCACGCCGACATACCTGATGTCCATGATGTCGAATTCATTTTCCTCAGCGAAAATGATTCGCCTATTCTGCGAGCCTTCGCGGAAGTCATGAATGATGGTGGATCCCATAGCAAGTCGTAA
- a CDS encoding amino acid ABC transporter permease, with product MIYQFDFSSVLEYTKVLEQGVLMTIRLIVVGGVAGVTLGIFGAWARTQGPRWLKLIISAYVELIRNTPFLVQLFFIFFGLPSIGVTITELQAAIIAMVINLGAYSTEIIRAGVSAIARGQIEAALSLSMTRLQVFRYIILRPALQKVWPALSSQIVIVMLGSSICSQISVEELSFAANFIQSRNFRAFEAYLVTTLIYLIMAILLRQILHYIGRRFVFHRPSVEAPKPIAILKGGQA from the coding sequence ATGATCTACCAGTTCGATTTTTCTTCTGTCCTCGAGTATACAAAGGTGCTTGAACAAGGCGTGTTGATGACGATACGATTAATCGTCGTCGGCGGTGTTGCAGGCGTCACACTTGGTATCTTCGGCGCTTGGGCGCGCACTCAAGGGCCACGCTGGCTCAAGCTGATTATCAGCGCTTATGTAGAGTTGATCCGTAATACTCCTTTTCTGGTCCAACTATTTTTTATCTTTTTCGGTCTGCCTAGTATCGGCGTGACGATCACCGAATTACAGGCGGCGATTATCGCCATGGTGATCAATCTCGGCGCGTACAGCACCGAAATAATCCGTGCCGGCGTATCCGCAATTGCGCGCGGTCAAATTGAAGCAGCGCTGAGTCTGTCGATGACGCGACTACAGGTTTTCCGCTATATCATCCTGCGCCCCGCTTTACAAAAAGTCTGGCCAGCACTGTCGAGCCAGATCGTGATTGTCATGCTCGGCTCGTCGATATGTTCACAGATTTCAGTAGAAGAATTGTCGTTTGCCGCTAACTTCATCCAGAGCCGCAACTTCAGAGCCTTCGAAGCCTATTTGGTCACCACTCTTATCTACCTGATCATGGCGATTCTGTTGAGGCAGATCTTGCATTACATAGGAAGACGTTTCGTATTTCATCGACCCAGTGTCGAAGCACCGAAACCCATCGCCATTCTCAAGGGAGGCCAGGCATGA
- a CDS encoding amino acid ABC transporter permease has product MSSFTIWDIVRNLLLALRWTVALSLLSFLLGGTLGLVLLFMRNSRYRILRDIIRVYIEVFQGTPLLMQLFLVFFGIALFGTEVSAWLAAGVALTLWSASFLAEIWRGCVDAIPRGQWEASACLAMNRFQQMRYIVLPQALRVAIPPTVGFGVQIIKGTAVTSIIGFVELSKAGTIITNATFQPFIVFGLVGLMYFVLCWPLSKYSQFLERKFNVAHRH; this is encoded by the coding sequence ATGAGCAGCTTCACGATCTGGGACATTGTCCGCAATTTATTACTGGCGCTCCGTTGGACAGTGGCATTGTCCCTACTGTCGTTCTTGTTAGGCGGCACGCTAGGTCTCGTGCTTCTGTTCATGCGCAATTCCAGATATCGCATCCTGCGCGACATCATCCGCGTCTATATCGAAGTGTTCCAGGGCACACCGCTGCTAATGCAATTGTTTCTGGTGTTCTTCGGTATTGCACTGTTCGGTACCGAGGTGTCTGCTTGGCTCGCTGCCGGCGTAGCACTAACGTTATGGAGCGCCTCCTTTCTCGCAGAAATCTGGCGTGGTTGCGTCGATGCAATTCCACGTGGCCAATGGGAAGCTTCAGCCTGTCTGGCGATGAATCGCTTTCAGCAAATGCGCTATATCGTTTTGCCACAAGCACTGCGTGTCGCCATTCCTCCCACTGTGGGTTTTGGCGTTCAAATCATCAAGGGAACGGCGGTCACCTCGATCATCGGATTTGTCGAGTTATCTAAGGCCGGCACCATCATCACCAACGCCACGTTTCAACCGTTCATCGTCTTCGGGCTGGTCGGTCTTATGTACTTCGTGCTGTGCTGGCCGCTGTCAAAATATAGTCAATTCTTGGAAAGGAAGTTCAATGTCGCTCATCGTCATTGA
- a CDS encoding amino acid ABC transporter ATP-binding protein, translating into MSLIVIENVKKSYGNNAVLRGIDLEINAGEVIAIIGKSGSGKSTLLRCINGLETIDEGLISVGDVLLGRSERELRELRLRVGMIFQQFNLFPHLSVGRNVMISPIIVKGAKEQQAREIAQQNLTRVGLAEKFDSYPDQLSGGQQQRVAIARALSMQPKALLCDEITSALDPELVNEVLGVVRKLATEGMTLVMVTHEMRFAREVCDRVVFMHQGRVHEIGPPEEFFSKPKTPELQQFLGMVSV; encoded by the coding sequence ATGTCGCTCATCGTCATTGAGAACGTCAAAAAGAGTTACGGGAACAATGCTGTCCTCAGAGGCATCGACCTTGAAATCAATGCCGGCGAAGTCATTGCCATCATCGGCAAAAGCGGCTCCGGAAAAAGCACACTGCTACGCTGTATCAACGGGTTGGAAACCATCGATGAAGGTTTGATCAGCGTCGGTGATGTTCTGCTTGGCCGTAGTGAACGCGAGTTGCGCGAATTGCGTCTGCGCGTGGGCATGATCTTCCAGCAGTTCAATTTGTTCCCCCATCTGAGCGTAGGCCGCAACGTCATGATCTCTCCGATTATCGTCAAGGGCGCGAAAGAGCAGCAGGCGCGAGAAATCGCACAACAAAATCTGACACGTGTCGGCCTCGCGGAAAAATTCGACAGTTATCCCGATCAGCTCTCTGGCGGCCAGCAGCAGCGTGTCGCGATTGCGCGAGCACTGAGCATGCAACCGAAAGCCTTGTTATGCGACGAAATTACCTCGGCGCTTGACCCGGAGCTGGTCAACGAAGTATTGGGTGTAGTGCGCAAGCTTGCTACCGAAGGCATGACGCTGGTCATGGTTACGCATGAAATGCGCTTTGCACGTGAAGTGTGCGACCGCGTGGTATTCATGCACCAAGGAAGAGTGCATGAAATTGGGCCACCGGAAGAATTTTTCAGCAAACCAAAGACCCCTGAGCTCCAACAATTCCTCGGTATGGTCAGTGTCTGA
- a CDS encoding methyl-accepting chemotaxis protein, whose protein sequence is MKRLSNMKIGDRLAIGFAIILALSIVSTGIGIWRMQVVSKVTRAMVDESVRKERLISALNTNLRGGILRTIAILRSTDQMLNAFFLNEDLIAKKDAVALQKQIGSLLVSDEEKELYRQVLEQQVNYAKINFHLMELKSNGDAEEGNQILVQEFVPASKRYQATLQKLLEWEQAEIDKTSLQIDVIAAQSRILLLIVEIAALLFGVSCAWLLTLSIVRPLRQAVEISRKVADGDLTTEIQIKRTDEVGQLLMSLQAMNTNLRNIVNNVRTGTVTIATASREIAAGNMDLSSRTESQASALEETASAMEGLISTVRSNADNAREASELASSASSIAIEGGNAVDDMVQTMGEINASSKKIVDIISVIDGIAFQTNILALNAAVEAARAGEQGRGFAVVASEVRSLAQRSAAAAKEIKALIDDSVKRVSNGSMQVERAGATMANVVTSVKRVTSIVHEISEASQEQAEGIEQVNDTVTQLDHVTQKNAALVEEAASAADAMQQQAANLAKLVSVFITDSSALVADSNVAASHVATTASPASPALSAPKNGASLRKLLRA, encoded by the coding sequence ATGAAACGCTTGAGCAACATGAAAATCGGAGATCGTCTGGCCATCGGCTTTGCCATCATTCTGGCACTATCCATCGTCAGTACCGGCATCGGCATCTGGCGCATGCAGGTAGTGTCAAAGGTGACGCGCGCCATGGTTGACGAATCGGTACGCAAGGAACGATTGATCTCGGCCCTCAACACGAATCTGCGTGGGGGAATTTTGCGTACGATCGCGATTTTGCGCAGCACGGACCAAATGCTCAATGCGTTTTTTCTTAATGAAGATTTAATCGCAAAAAAAGATGCCGTTGCCTTGCAAAAGCAGATCGGATCCTTGCTGGTCAGCGACGAAGAAAAGGAGCTCTACAGGCAGGTGCTGGAACAGCAGGTCAACTACGCCAAAATCAATTTTCATTTGATGGAGCTCAAATCCAATGGCGACGCCGAGGAAGGAAATCAGATTCTGGTGCAAGAATTCGTGCCTGCTTCTAAGCGCTATCAGGCAACATTGCAAAAACTGCTCGAATGGGAGCAAGCCGAAATCGACAAGACTTCTCTGCAGATTGATGTCATCGCCGCCCAAAGCCGTATTCTTTTGCTGATTGTAGAAATCGCTGCGCTGCTTTTTGGCGTGTCGTGTGCGTGGCTGCTTACACTGAGTATAGTTCGGCCTCTCAGGCAGGCAGTGGAAATTTCGAGAAAGGTAGCTGATGGAGATTTGACTACGGAGATCCAGATCAAGAGGACGGATGAGGTCGGGCAATTGCTGATGTCATTGCAGGCCATGAATACCAATCTCCGGAATATCGTCAATAACGTGCGTACCGGCACCGTCACCATCGCGACAGCGTCGCGTGAGATTGCCGCAGGAAACATGGATTTGTCCTCTCGCACCGAATCGCAAGCCAGCGCACTTGAGGAGACAGCATCTGCGATGGAGGGACTGATCTCGACCGTACGCAGCAACGCGGACAACGCGCGCGAAGCCAGTGAGCTTGCCAGTTCCGCTTCAAGCATCGCGATCGAAGGAGGTAATGCCGTCGATGACATGGTGCAGACCATGGGGGAAATCAATGCATCCTCGAAGAAGATCGTTGATATCATCAGCGTGATTGACGGTATCGCTTTCCAGACCAATATCCTTGCTTTGAACGCGGCCGTTGAAGCCGCGCGTGCAGGTGAACAGGGTAGAGGTTTTGCGGTAGTTGCATCTGAAGTGCGTAGCTTGGCACAGCGTTCGGCAGCCGCCGCCAAAGAAATCAAAGCGCTGATCGATGATTCGGTCAAGCGGGTAAGCAACGGCAGCATGCAAGTGGAACGCGCCGGCGCCACAATGGCCAATGTTGTCACCAGCGTCAAGCGCGTAACCTCCATCGTGCATGAAATCAGCGAGGCCAGCCAGGAACAAGCCGAAGGTATAGAGCAAGTCAATGATACCGTCACGCAGCTTGATCATGTGACGCAGAAAAATGCTGCGCTGGTGGAGGAAGCCGCATCGGCTGCCGACGCAATGCAACAGCAAGCGGCCAATCTTGCCAAGCTGGTTAGCGTGTTCATCACAGATTCATCAGCGCTGGTTGCCGACAGCAATGTCGCGGCATCGCATGTGGCGACAACAGCATCTCCAGCCTCGCCCGCATTGTCTGCACCGAAGAATGGAGCAAGTCTCAGAAAACTATTGCGCGCTTGA
- a CDS encoding transporter substrate-binding domain-containing protein — MKFAKLLVLFSAITLALAAFGVRADALSDITKSGTIRIAVPQDFQPYGSVNSDLQLQGLDIDVARLVAKGLGVKVVLVPVASANRIPYLQTHKVDLVISTLGRNAERDKVLDFTQPYAPFNNSLFGASEIKVSGPSDMANQTVGVARGTFEDIQLTKTVPASTVIKRYEDNNTLISAYVSGQVKLIGTGDFVAITLGEKDPDHKPVFKYTIQESRCVIGLNKGEAPLQAKVNEILTKSKKSGELNALVKKWLNAPLPEKLATTYE; from the coding sequence ATGAAATTCGCGAAACTTCTAGTGCTTTTCTCTGCCATTACCTTGGCTTTGGCCGCGTTCGGTGTGCGTGCCGATGCGCTATCCGACATCACTAAATCCGGCACCATCCGTATCGCGGTCCCTCAAGATTTTCAACCGTACGGCTCGGTCAATTCTGATTTGCAGTTGCAAGGACTTGATATCGACGTTGCCCGACTCGTCGCCAAAGGTCTCGGCGTCAAAGTGGTGTTGGTTCCGGTTGCGAGTGCTAACCGTATTCCTTACTTGCAAACGCACAAGGTCGACTTGGTAATTTCGACATTAGGCCGTAACGCCGAACGCGACAAAGTGTTGGACTTTACTCAGCCATACGCGCCGTTCAACAATAGCCTGTTCGGTGCATCGGAGATCAAGGTTAGTGGTCCGTCGGACATGGCGAATCAGACCGTCGGCGTGGCGCGCGGCACTTTTGAAGATATTCAGTTGACCAAGACTGTGCCGGCGAGCACGGTGATCAAGCGTTATGAAGACAATAATACGTTGATCTCCGCCTATGTCTCGGGCCAGGTCAAATTGATAGGCACCGGCGACTTTGTGGCGATCACGCTCGGCGAAAAGGATCCCGACCACAAACCTGTCTTTAAATACACGATTCAGGAATCGCGATGTGTGATCGGCCTTAACAAGGGCGAAGCGCCATTGCAGGCTAAGGTCAACGAGATTCTGACAAAATCCAAGAAGTCGGGTGAGCTTAATGCTCTCGTCAAGAAGTGGTTGAATGCGCCGCTGCCGGAAAAACTGGCAACTACCTACGAGTAA
- a CDS encoding SDR family oxidoreductase: MNAANRNAEAMSAPSLNLAGKKVVIVGGKSGIGQGIARGAQAAGATVIVASRRVASAQSRPDLIGFEQVSLDMGDESSVRSAFEAIGPFDHLVVTAAPDIGSWGVFMDADMSGVRSYMEGKFLGTWACARYAAPNLRAHGSITFLSGGMAVRPKLGFTAVTSAFAAVEALSGSLAVELAPTRVNTIRPGFIDTDMWGFLPVEARAGLKKKVEESFPARRAGQAEDIAHAALFLMTNPYVTGTVLEVSGGENLVASVS; encoded by the coding sequence ATGAATGCAGCAAACCGTAATGCAGAAGCAATGTCGGCTCCATCCTTGAACCTGGCTGGAAAGAAGGTAGTGATAGTTGGCGGGAAAAGCGGTATTGGCCAGGGAATAGCGCGAGGTGCGCAGGCTGCCGGGGCGACCGTGATCGTGGCCAGCCGCCGCGTTGCCTCCGCACAGAGTCGTCCGGACCTGATCGGATTCGAGCAGGTGAGCCTCGATATGGGCGACGAATCAAGCGTTCGAAGCGCTTTCGAGGCGATTGGACCGTTCGATCACCTCGTCGTCACGGCAGCGCCGGATATTGGAAGCTGGGGCGTGTTCATGGATGCGGATATGAGCGGGGTCCGCAGCTATATGGAAGGTAAGTTCCTGGGAACATGGGCCTGTGCACGATATGCAGCGCCCAATCTGCGCGCTCATGGCTCGATCACCTTCCTCAGTGGCGGCATGGCCGTGCGGCCTAAACTCGGCTTCACTGCAGTCACTTCCGCCTTTGCGGCCGTGGAGGCATTGTCCGGCTCCCTTGCTGTCGAATTGGCCCCGACACGCGTCAACACGATTCGTCCGGGATTCATCGACACGGACATGTGGGGTTTTCTGCCTGTGGAGGCACGTGCAGGCTTGAAGAAGAAAGTGGAAGAATCTTTTCCTGCGCGACGAGCAGGCCAGGCGGAGGATATTGCTCACGCTGCCCTGTTTCTGATGACCAACCCTTACGTCACCGGCACTGTCCTCGAGGTATCGGGCGGTGAAAATCTGGTGGCAAGCGTATCTTGA